Proteins found in one Columba livia isolate bColLiv1 breed racing homer chromosome 11, bColLiv1.pat.W.v2, whole genome shotgun sequence genomic segment:
- the CTXND1 gene encoding cortexin domain-containing 1 protein: protein MEVPTPEPVYVDVDKGLTLACFVFLCLFLIVMIIRCAKVIMDPYSAIPTSTWEEQHLDD, encoded by the coding sequence ATGGAGGTACCAACCCCCGAGCCTGTGTATGTTGATGTGGACAAGGGACTGACATTGGCATGTTTCgtcttcctctgcctcttcttgATTGTGATGATTATTCGCTGTGCAAAAGTCATCATGGACCCTTACAGTGCCATCCCTACGTCTACATGGGAGGAGCAGCATCTAGATGACTGA
- the FAH gene encoding fumarylacetoacetase isoform X1 has product MSFIQVDKDSDFPLQNLPYGVFSTKEEPRHRLGVAIGDQILDLSVIKHLFNGPALAKHQHVFDQPTLNAFMGLGRAAWMEARARLQKLLSASEPALRDNAELRGRAFVPQASATMHLPAHIGDYTDFYSSRQHATNVGIMFRGKENALMPNWLHLPVGYHGRASSVVVSGTPIRRPVGQMRPDNDKPPVFGACKRLDIELEMAFFVGPGNKYGEPIPISRAQEHIFGMVLMNDWSARDIQKWEYVPLGPFLGKSFGTTISPWVVTMEALMPFVLPNPVQDPKPLPYLQDKEPYTFDIKLFVAIKGEGMSMPTTICRSNFKHMYWTMKQQLAHHSINGCNLRPGDLLASGTISGPEPESFGSMLELSWNGTKEIPLGRGQSRKFLQDGDEIILTGYCQGNGFRVGFGQCSGKILPALSDP; this is encoded by the exons CCCAGACACAGACTTGGGGTCGCAATTGGAGACCAGATTTTGGATCTCAGTGTCATTAAACATCTGTTCAATGGACCAGCTCTTGCCAAACATCAGCATGTCTTTGACCAG CCGACCCTGAACGCCTTCAtggggctgggccgggcggcGTGGATGGAGGCAAGGGCTCgtctgcagaagctgctgtcGGCCAGCGAGCCAGCCCTGAGGGACAACGCGGAGCTGCGGGGAAG AGCGTTTGTACCTCAGGCTTCTGCGACGATGCACCTGCCAGCCCACATCG GAGATTACACTGACTTCTATTCTTCACGCCAACATGCCACAAACGTTGGGATCATGTTCAGGGGGAAGGAGAATGCTTTGATGCCTAACTG GCTGCACTTACCCGTGGGTTATCACGGCCGGGCATCGTCCGTTGTGGTGTCCGGGACACCCATTCGGAGACCTGTGGGGCAAATGAGACCTGATAACG ATAAACCTCCAGTGTTTGGTGCTTGTAAGCGTCTGGATATTGAGTTAGAAATG GCATTCTTTGTAGGTCCTGGCAACAAGTATGGGGAGCCAATTCCTATCAGCAGAGCACAGGAGCACATCTTTGGGATGGTCCTGATGAATGATTGGAGCG CCCGTGACATCCAGAAATGGGAATATGTTCCTCTGGGTCCGTTCCTCGGCAAGAGCTTTGGCACAACCATCTCTCCTTGGGTGGTCACCATGGAAGCTCTTATGCCATTCGTGCTGCCAAACCCTGTCCAG GATCCCAAACCACTGCCCTACCTTCAGGATAAAGAGCCCTACACTTTTGACATCAAGCTCTTCGTTGCTATTAAAG GAGAAGGAATGAGCATGCCAACCACCATATGCAGATCCAAtttcaag caCATGTACTGGACCATGAAACAGCAGCTGGCTCATCATTCCATCAACGGGTGCAACCTCAGACCTGGAGATCTCCTGGCCTCCGGCACCATCAGTGGACCC GAGCCGGAGAGCTTTGGCTCCATGCTGGAGCTGTCCTGGAATGGAACGAAAGAAATCCCTCTCGGCAGGGGACAGTCTCGTAAATTCCTGCAGGATGGAGACGAAATCATTTTGACAG GTTACTGCCAGGGCAATGGCTTCCGTGTGGGATTCGGCCAGTGCTCCGGAAAAATCCTTCCAGCCCTGTCAGATCCATGA
- the FAH gene encoding fumarylacetoacetase isoform X3, with product MSFIQVDKDSDFPLQNLPYGVFSTKEEPRHRLGVAIGDQILDLSVIKHLFNGPALAKHQHVFDQPTLNAFMGLGRAAWMEARARLQKLLSASEPALRDNAELRGRAFVPQASATMHLPAHIGDYTDFYSSRQHATNVGIMFRGKENALMPNWLHLPVGYHGRASSVVVSGTPIRRPVGQMRPDNDKPPVFGACKRLDIELEMAFFVGPGNKYGEPIPISRAQEHIFGMVLMNDWSARDIQKWEYVPLGPFLGKSFGTTISPWVVTMEALMPFVLPNPVQDPKPLPYLQDKEPYTFDIKLFVAIKGEGMSMPTTICRSNFKHMYWTMKQQLAHHSINGCNLRPGDLLASGTISGPEPESFGSMLELSWNGTKEIPLGRGQSRKFLQDGDEIILTGVPMSQELS from the exons CCCAGACACAGACTTGGGGTCGCAATTGGAGACCAGATTTTGGATCTCAGTGTCATTAAACATCTGTTCAATGGACCAGCTCTTGCCAAACATCAGCATGTCTTTGACCAG CCGACCCTGAACGCCTTCAtggggctgggccgggcggcGTGGATGGAGGCAAGGGCTCgtctgcagaagctgctgtcGGCCAGCGAGCCAGCCCTGAGGGACAACGCGGAGCTGCGGGGAAG AGCGTTTGTACCTCAGGCTTCTGCGACGATGCACCTGCCAGCCCACATCG GAGATTACACTGACTTCTATTCTTCACGCCAACATGCCACAAACGTTGGGATCATGTTCAGGGGGAAGGAGAATGCTTTGATGCCTAACTG GCTGCACTTACCCGTGGGTTATCACGGCCGGGCATCGTCCGTTGTGGTGTCCGGGACACCCATTCGGAGACCTGTGGGGCAAATGAGACCTGATAACG ATAAACCTCCAGTGTTTGGTGCTTGTAAGCGTCTGGATATTGAGTTAGAAATG GCATTCTTTGTAGGTCCTGGCAACAAGTATGGGGAGCCAATTCCTATCAGCAGAGCACAGGAGCACATCTTTGGGATGGTCCTGATGAATGATTGGAGCG CCCGTGACATCCAGAAATGGGAATATGTTCCTCTGGGTCCGTTCCTCGGCAAGAGCTTTGGCACAACCATCTCTCCTTGGGTGGTCACCATGGAAGCTCTTATGCCATTCGTGCTGCCAAACCCTGTCCAG GATCCCAAACCACTGCCCTACCTTCAGGATAAAGAGCCCTACACTTTTGACATCAAGCTCTTCGTTGCTATTAAAG GAGAAGGAATGAGCATGCCAACCACCATATGCAGATCCAAtttcaag caCATGTACTGGACCATGAAACAGCAGCTGGCTCATCATTCCATCAACGGGTGCAACCTCAGACCTGGAGATCTCCTGGCCTCCGGCACCATCAGTGGACCC GAGCCGGAGAGCTTTGGCTCCATGCTGGAGCTGTCCTGGAATGGAACGAAAGAAATCCCTCTCGGCAGGGGACAGTCTCGTAAATTCCTGCAGGATGGAGACGAAATCATTTTGACAG GAGTCCCGATGTCCCAAGAGCTGTCCTAA
- the FAH gene encoding fumarylacetoacetase isoform X2 — MSFIQVDKDSDFPLQNLPYGVFSTKEEPRHRLGVAIGDQILDLSVIKHLFNGPALAKHQHVFDQPTLNAFMGLGRAAWMEARARLQKLLSASEPALRDNAELRGRAFVPQASATMHLPAHIGDYTDFYSSRQHATNVGIMFRGKENALMPNWLHLPVGYHGRASSVVVSGTPIRRPVGQMRPDNDKPPVFGACKRLDIELEMAFFVGPGNKYGEPIPISRAQEHIFGMVLMNDWSARDIQKWEYVPLGPFLGKSFGTTISPWVVTMEALMPFVLPNPVQDPKPLPYLQDKEPYTFDIKLFVAIKGEGMSMPTTICRSNFKHMYWTMKQQLAHHSINGCNLRPGDLLASGTISGPEPESFGSMLELSWNGTKEIPLGRGQSRKFLQDGDEIILTAQQQLMLQHVGI, encoded by the exons CCCAGACACAGACTTGGGGTCGCAATTGGAGACCAGATTTTGGATCTCAGTGTCATTAAACATCTGTTCAATGGACCAGCTCTTGCCAAACATCAGCATGTCTTTGACCAG CCGACCCTGAACGCCTTCAtggggctgggccgggcggcGTGGATGGAGGCAAGGGCTCgtctgcagaagctgctgtcGGCCAGCGAGCCAGCCCTGAGGGACAACGCGGAGCTGCGGGGAAG AGCGTTTGTACCTCAGGCTTCTGCGACGATGCACCTGCCAGCCCACATCG GAGATTACACTGACTTCTATTCTTCACGCCAACATGCCACAAACGTTGGGATCATGTTCAGGGGGAAGGAGAATGCTTTGATGCCTAACTG GCTGCACTTACCCGTGGGTTATCACGGCCGGGCATCGTCCGTTGTGGTGTCCGGGACACCCATTCGGAGACCTGTGGGGCAAATGAGACCTGATAACG ATAAACCTCCAGTGTTTGGTGCTTGTAAGCGTCTGGATATTGAGTTAGAAATG GCATTCTTTGTAGGTCCTGGCAACAAGTATGGGGAGCCAATTCCTATCAGCAGAGCACAGGAGCACATCTTTGGGATGGTCCTGATGAATGATTGGAGCG CCCGTGACATCCAGAAATGGGAATATGTTCCTCTGGGTCCGTTCCTCGGCAAGAGCTTTGGCACAACCATCTCTCCTTGGGTGGTCACCATGGAAGCTCTTATGCCATTCGTGCTGCCAAACCCTGTCCAG GATCCCAAACCACTGCCCTACCTTCAGGATAAAGAGCCCTACACTTTTGACATCAAGCTCTTCGTTGCTATTAAAG GAGAAGGAATGAGCATGCCAACCACCATATGCAGATCCAAtttcaag caCATGTACTGGACCATGAAACAGCAGCTGGCTCATCATTCCATCAACGGGTGCAACCTCAGACCTGGAGATCTCCTGGCCTCCGGCACCATCAGTGGACCC GAGCCGGAGAGCTTTGGCTCCATGCTGGAGCTGTCCTGGAATGGAACGAAAGAAATCCCTCTCGGCAGGGGACAGTCTCGTAAATTCCTGCAGGATGGAGACGAAATCATTTTGACAG CCCAGCAACAACTCATGCTGCAACATGTAGGCATCTGA